The following coding sequences lie in one Aquabacterium olei genomic window:
- a CDS encoding DEAD/DEAH box helicase yields MNASATAPLSVLRFWRDLEVFNIPTAPSAKDSSDQVKIVTLRRGDVLPWQHPHFQPTQEHGYVHVVYVGVADTEDLSRLMLQSVFPEEDLSERERQRATGNGWLAAFVANEDGHPKLDSYLPASFAHGVDALWHSEPLENVNARLARATDEFGQRRHHLRPVATDAQQTPTTGQPDTPPAPNPLTWGDLDEELRAVCKLLGPGADAADLDWRVVVRVSRVKRRFLDDSLNAAIDYLNSFYLDDLNRLITQGGKNKPFGKALSTFLGAPIAPEQRIDILNDHAAMGELVSVARLPSARWPASPEAPLVLAQQAAVAQVLSTLGRDGGTLGINGPPGTGKTTLLCDVIAEVVTERARKIAALSRPIELFEDSVSVAGRNFFPLKAKVVGGSSIVVTSTNNNAVKNITQELPAREKVHSDFASATYFDEVIREVFAAQKVVDDDKQPIDCWGLVAAALGNAGNRRSFARGFFRDEARQAPNTETSSPGNAQVDDAPGAAAQASTPAPADPLPPSIKQLLEAASNDYTRYQGEWHAAKKSFLALLDDFDARRGVLLQAEKAAQRIDACQLRVNAQRDAVQALAEAIDQASRHLKQLQDNKAIQHALVDSRRATLDQARSQCLPKLWDKLCALFGQDTERMKTLRATLVEPTLAFAQSTEALAQLAQDGAMAEARLEQQREAHRTQVLTLQGSERELQGHQRALKAGHDAGARHFPNASFWQLPADQRHRASVAVSPALDALRARIFLQAMELHRLTVLANAGKFIGNLRAVNGMLTGSLKDKLSLEQRPLLWDAFFFIVPVVSTTLASFDRLFAGMGQDSLGWLLIDEAGQATPQSAAGAIWRSQRAVLVGDPLQIEPVFTVPLMLVEEFRRRHAVDPLWSPNDESVQTLADRVTRHGSWVASQVTGTVVDSEKAQPIWTGMPLRTHRRCDDPMFNVANRIAYAEQMVHGRVDDQGQPEKTKFTCVLGDSAWLDVRATRASHPVVEDELHVLVNCLRQLQQQPAFTPARKAGGKDKAAKVFVISPFRKVKNACIKRIKDSGLGQIECGTVHTFQGKEAEIVFLVLGTAPGQAGSGARAWASGKPNLLNVAITRAKHRLYVIGDASQWGGLNHFDQLAEDMPARQTPSTPRSFDAIAHEARL; encoded by the coding sequence TTGAACGCATCGGCTACCGCTCCGCTTTCTGTCCTGCGCTTCTGGCGTGACCTGGAAGTCTTCAACATCCCCACCGCACCATCGGCCAAGGACAGCAGCGACCAGGTCAAGATCGTCACGCTCAGGCGCGGCGATGTCCTGCCTTGGCAACACCCTCACTTTCAGCCAACACAAGAGCATGGCTACGTCCATGTCGTCTATGTGGGCGTGGCCGACACGGAGGACCTCTCCCGGTTGATGCTGCAATCGGTGTTCCCCGAGGAAGACCTCAGCGAGCGCGAACGCCAGCGCGCAACCGGAAACGGCTGGCTTGCTGCCTTCGTCGCCAACGAAGATGGCCACCCCAAGCTCGACAGCTACCTGCCTGCCAGCTTTGCACACGGGGTCGATGCGCTGTGGCATTCCGAGCCGCTGGAGAACGTCAACGCCCGACTGGCACGTGCCACCGATGAGTTCGGTCAACGACGCCACCACCTTCGGCCCGTCGCCACCGACGCGCAGCAAACACCGACCACTGGCCAGCCGGACACCCCACCAGCGCCAAACCCCTTGACCTGGGGCGATCTGGACGAAGAGTTGCGCGCCGTGTGCAAGCTGCTGGGCCCAGGGGCCGATGCGGCTGATCTGGACTGGCGTGTGGTGGTTCGGGTGTCACGGGTCAAGCGCCGTTTCCTCGACGACAGCCTCAACGCCGCCATCGACTACCTGAACTCCTTCTACCTGGATGACCTCAACCGCCTGATCACTCAGGGGGGCAAGAACAAGCCTTTTGGCAAAGCCCTGAGCACTTTTCTGGGCGCGCCCATAGCACCCGAACAACGCATCGACATCCTGAACGACCACGCGGCCATGGGTGAACTGGTGAGCGTGGCCCGCTTGCCCAGCGCTCGTTGGCCAGCCTCACCAGAGGCCCCGCTGGTGCTGGCTCAGCAGGCCGCGGTGGCCCAGGTGCTCAGCACCTTGGGACGCGATGGCGGCACGCTGGGCATCAACGGCCCACCGGGCACGGGCAAGACCACCTTGCTGTGCGACGTGATCGCCGAGGTGGTCACAGAGCGCGCACGCAAGATCGCCGCGCTCAGCCGCCCCATCGAGCTGTTCGAAGACAGCGTGAGCGTGGCGGGCAGGAATTTCTTCCCCCTCAAGGCCAAGGTGGTGGGCGGCTCGTCCATCGTTGTGACCAGCACCAACAACAACGCGGTCAAGAACATCACGCAAGAGCTGCCTGCACGCGAGAAGGTGCACAGCGACTTTGCCTCGGCCACCTACTTTGACGAGGTGATCCGAGAGGTGTTCGCGGCCCAGAAGGTGGTGGACGACGACAAGCAACCCATCGACTGCTGGGGCCTGGTGGCTGCCGCATTGGGCAACGCCGGGAACCGCCGATCTTTCGCCCGGGGATTTTTTCGGGACGAAGCGCGTCAGGCACCCAACACCGAGACGTCATCGCCCGGCAATGCACAAGTAGACGATGCCCCAGGTGCGGCCGCTCAAGCTAGCACGCCTGCGCCCGCCGATCCGTTGCCACCGTCGATCAAACAACTGCTGGAAGCGGCCAGCAACGACTACACGCGCTATCAGGGCGAATGGCATGCGGCCAAGAAGTCCTTCCTGGCGCTGCTGGATGACTTCGATGCCCGCCGTGGCGTCTTGCTTCAAGCTGAAAAAGCGGCTCAGCGGATCGATGCCTGCCAACTGCGGGTCAATGCCCAGCGTGATGCCGTGCAGGCCCTGGCCGAAGCCATCGACCAAGCCAGCCGCCACCTCAAACAGCTTCAGGACAACAAGGCCATCCAGCATGCCTTGGTCGATTCCCGCCGGGCCACGCTCGACCAGGCGCGTTCACAATGCCTGCCCAAGCTGTGGGACAAGCTGTGCGCTTTGTTTGGGCAGGACACCGAACGCATGAAGACGCTGCGCGCCACGCTGGTCGAGCCCACGCTGGCCTTCGCACAATCCACCGAAGCGCTGGCCCAACTGGCGCAGGATGGCGCCATGGCCGAGGCACGGCTTGAGCAACAGCGCGAGGCGCACCGCACCCAGGTCTTGACACTACAGGGTTCCGAGCGCGAACTGCAAGGCCACCAACGTGCGCTGAAAGCCGGACACGACGCCGGGGCGCGGCACTTCCCCAACGCCAGTTTCTGGCAACTGCCCGCCGATCAGCGCCATCGCGCGTCGGTGGCGGTCAGCCCCGCGCTGGACGCACTGCGGGCTCGCATCTTCCTGCAAGCCATGGAGCTGCACCGACTGACAGTGCTGGCCAACGCAGGCAAGTTCATCGGCAACCTGCGCGCCGTCAACGGCATGCTCACCGGTTCGCTGAAAGACAAGCTGTCCTTGGAGCAGCGCCCCCTGTTGTGGGACGCCTTCTTCTTCATCGTGCCGGTGGTCTCGACCACCCTCGCCTCCTTCGACCGCCTGTTCGCTGGCATGGGTCAGGACAGCCTGGGCTGGCTGCTGATCGATGAGGCAGGACAAGCCACCCCGCAATCTGCAGCAGGTGCCATCTGGCGCAGTCAGCGGGCAGTGCTCGTGGGCGATCCCTTGCAGATCGAACCCGTGTTCACCGTGCCCCTGATGCTGGTCGAAGAGTTCCGCCGCCGCCACGCCGTGGACCCCTTGTGGTCACCCAATGACGAATCGGTTCAGACCCTGGCCGACCGTGTCACCCGGCATGGCTCCTGGGTCGCATCCCAAGTCACGGGCACCGTCGTAGATTCGGAGAAGGCTCAGCCCATTTGGACAGGCATGCCCTTGCGCACGCACCGTCGCTGCGACGATCCCATGTTCAACGTGGCCAACCGCATCGCCTACGCCGAACAGATGGTGCATGGCCGTGTGGACGATCAAGGCCAGCCTGAGAAAACGAAGTTCACCTGCGTGCTTGGTGACAGCGCCTGGCTGGACGTTCGCGCCACCCGCGCCAGCCATCCGGTCGTCGAAGACGAACTCCATGTCCTGGTGAACTGCCTGCGCCAACTTCAACAGCAACCGGCGTTCACACCTGCCAGGAAGGCCGGAGGCAAGGACAAGGCCGCCAAGGTGTTCGTGATCTCGCCGTTTCGCAAGGTCAAGAACGCCTGCATCAAGCGGATCAAGGATTCAGGGTTGGGCCAGATCGAATGCGGAACCGTGCACACCTTCCAGGGCAAGGAAGCAGAAATCGTGTTCCTGGTGCTGGGCACGGCCCCTGGTCAGGCCGGGTCAGGAGCGCGTGCCTGGGCCTCGGGCAAGCCCAACCTGCTGAACGTGGCCATCACGCGGGCCAAGCATCGCCTGTATGTGATCGGGGATGCCTCGCAATGGGGTGGACTCAACCACTTTGACCAATTGGCCGAAGACATGCCTGCCCGACAAACCCCATCAACGCCCCGGTCGTTTGACGCCATTGCTCATGAAGCCCGCCTCTAG